Below is a genomic region from Mesorhizobium sp..
CGGCGAGGACATCTCGGAGTTCCTCGAGCGGCCGCAGTTCGCCCCCTGTGCCGGCCTGTCGGGTAGCTATGCGGTCTGGACCTGCCGCGACGACGTCTGGAACGCCTCGTTCCGCGGCCGGACCGTCGACGGGCAGCAATTTCCGAACAAGCGGTTCAGTGCCGTCTTCTTCCAGCCCTTCTATTCGGGACAAACATTCGGTATCGGCCAGCTCAATCCGCTGACGGCGCTGCAGATGACAGACGTCGTCTCCCAGGTGACCGGCGCGCCGAAGCTCGACTATCGCGACGCGCAGGCGGTCTACGGGACGATCATGGACCCGGACCAGACGCTTCCTTATGTTGCCGCGACGCTTCGTAAGGCGATCGATGCCTATGCGAGGATCGCAGATTTCGACATCTCGCAGAATCCGGGACTGACCGCGACGCTCTACAATGTGGGCGGCCCGGAAGCCCGCGCTCATGCACTCAAGGCCGAGAACCAAGCCCGTGCAGCACAGGGTCTCGAACCGAGACTTCCCGAAGAGAATTATTACGGCTGGCTGGTCAACGACCGGATCGCGGACCTCAAAGCGCTTTTCTGATCAGTCCCCGCGGCGCGGCGGACGCTGCACGATCGCGATGATCTGTTCGAGTTCGGACGGCGTGAGCTGCGCGATCCGCCCGGCGAGCAAGTTTGCCAGTTCCGTGGCGCGCGGCGACAGCCCCGACGTGTCGATGACGGCGCGCGGATCCGACGCCTCGGCAAGGCGCAGGAGTTCCTCGGCGTCGTCCCAAATGATGTTGAAATAGCCGATGATCTTCTGCAGCGTCGCCCAGGTCGGGCGGCCGCGGCGGCCGTGTTCCAGCGCCGAGAGGTAGGCCGGGCTGACGCCCAGCGCCGCCGCCATCTCCTTCTGCGAGACGCCGCGGGCCTTGCGCAGGTCGCGCACCTTCGCGCCGAACGGCGTCATGAGCCCGTCTCGTGCAGCAAGCGCCTCAGCCTGACATAGAGCGCGCCCTCGCCGCCATGGTTGCGCGCCGCATCCTCGTAGCCGCTGACCAGATCGCGGAAGGGCGGCGTCGCAAACCAGCCCGGGACGGAGCGCTTCAGCACGCCGTCGCTGGCGAGCGAGCGCCCCTTGCCGGTGATGACGAGAACATAGCGGATACCCGACAAATGCGCACGGCGAAGGAAGGAGAGGAGCAGGCTATGGGCTTCGTCCTGGCGCAGGCCGTGCAGATCCACCCGTGCCTCGATCGGCAGCCTGCCCTTCGAAATCTTCTTCTGGGTCAGGCGGTCGAGATGATGAACCTGCAGGCGTTGCGGCGGGACCGGCTTTGGTTGCTCAGGCGTCGGCCGGGTTTGGGAAGCGGGCGGAGCGGCCGGCTGTTCCTCGCGAGACGGTTCGGCCTCGACGCCCGGCTTCCCCTTCAGCGGACGCGCTGTGCGTGCCACCAGGTTCCACAGGATCCTTTCTTCCTCCGTCAGGTCGCGGACACGAGACCGGCTCATCGCGCGTGTCCCGCAACCAGAGAATTCGGGACGAGCGCGTAGAAGTCGGCCGCGCTCTTGACCACCCCAGCGATCTCGCCCGCCGCATCGCCACACCCCGCGAACAGGTCGCCGCGCGCAGCGCCGACGATCGCCGAGCCGGTGTCCTGCGCGATCATCAACCGGCGGAAAGGTATTCCGTCGAAGGCCGTCAGATCGGGCACATCGATGAAGAACGGCGTGCCGAACGTATGCAAAAGTCGGTCCACTGCGACCGAGCGGCCCGGCGTCAACGGCACCTTGGCCGCGGCCACCGGACCGAGCGCCGGATCGTCCACCGCGGCCTCGCGGAAGAAGATGAAGGACCGATTCTGCCAGAGAATCTCGTCAACCCGCTCCGGATGCGCGCGGAACCAGGCGCGGATGGACTGCATGGTGACGTCGCTGAGCGGCATTTCGCCGAGGTCGGCGAGGATGCGGCCGGGCCCGCTGAAGCGCTGGCCGCTCTTCGCAGCATAGGTGACGCGCCGGACGGAGCCGTCCGGCATGCGCAGACGCGCGGCACCCTGGACGTGGATGAAGAAGACGTCGACCGCATCTTCCAGCCAGGCGATTTCGAGACCGCGAGCCGCCAGCGCGCCGCGTTCGATCTCGCCGCGGTCGTAATACTCTACGATGCCATCGGCGGTCTCACGCCCGAAGGCGAGATAGGGGTCCAGACCTTCGGGACGGTTGCCGTCGTCGATATCGACAAGATCCGCGGGCCGCGCATAGAGCGGGATGCTGAAGCGATCGGTGCGGGCCGGAGAAGCATCGGCCTGCGGCTCATAGAAGCCGGTCACGAAGCCGCGGCCGGTTTCATTCGACGGCTGGACCAGGCAGGGGATGAAGTGACGCTCGAAAAAGGCGCGCGCAGCAGCTTCGTCGATCTGGGGTGCTCCGCGTGCCTCAACGTAGGCCGGATCGAAGGCCGCGCAATCGACGCCGAGGCTACCGGTGCGGTAAGGCTTCTCGAGAACGCGGAAAGCCGAACGCCGGAACGCTTCGTATGCGAGCCTGTGATCGTCCTCAAGCCAACCGGGCAGATTGTCGAAGGAGACCGGGCGGAAAGCCGAGGACACGAGCATCGCCCATCTCCGCCGGAACGATCAGTCTTCGGCTTCGGTGGCGACCAGCTTCCAGTTCGGGTCCCGGGATTTGGTATCGCGCGCGAAGGTCCAGACGTCCTTGACCTCCGCCACAGTTTCCGGATCGCCGTCGATCACCTCGCCAGCATTGTTGCGCGTGGCGGAGATGAGCTCGCTGACGATGCGCAGCGTGACGTGCGCCTCGCTGCCCTTCATCTCGGCGCCGACGATTTCCGCCTTGTCAATGCCGACGAAGGACGACTGGATCTTCTCGTTGCGTTGCTCTCGCTCGGCGATAGCCTGGACGAAACCGTCATAGACTTCGCGGGAAAGAAGATTCTTGAGCGTCTTTCGGTCGCCGTCGGCATAGGCCATGACGATCATCTCGTACGCCATCTTGGCGCCATCGACAAAGGTCGCCGGCTCGAACATCGGATCGGCGTCTTTGATCGCGCGCATGCCCTTGTTCAGGTCGGTGCCCGGTGCCGCCGCCTTGTCGATCGATGCGTAGTTCTCTTCCGCTGATTCGGCAGTCTTGCGGCGCGGCAGCGAAACGACATTGTCCTGGGTGGCCGTTTCGGCCTCCCGCTTGGCGCGACCGGCGGTATAGGGATCGAAAGGCGGCCGTTCGTTGCCGGTGCGGCGGCCGAGCACGTTGCGCAGCTGGATGAAGATAACCACCGCCGCGACCAGGAAGATGATCGTACCCAAATCGAAAAATTCCATATTCTTCCGCCAGACGACTGAACCGTGGCCACGAACGCGATGGCATCATTATCGGCCGCTTGGCGGACCGATACAATGTTCGACGTTTGCATATAGAGCGGCAAACGCGATCATTCAAATACCGCAGCCGCGTTCCTATGTTTAGCGCAGTCGCATTTTGCGCCTTTCCTCTCGGGATTCCATGACCAGAGCTATTCTCGGTATCTTTTTCCTTCTCCTCCCCCTGCTGGAGATCGCCGGGTTCGTCGTCGTCGGCAGCCGCATCGGCGCCCTCGCGACGGTGGGCCTGGTGATCGCGTCGGCGTTGCTCGGCGTCGTGCTGCTGAGAATCCAGGGGCTGGGCGCGTTGCGGCGGGCGCAGGCACTGACCCAGGCAGGCGGAACCCCCGACCGCGAGATCGTGCATGGCGCCATGATCGTGCTGGCCGGGCTGCTGCTCATCGTTCCGGGCTTCATCACCGACGTCTTCGGGCTGCTGCTCTTCCTTCCCCCGGTGCGCGATCTTGCCTGGAACGCGTTCCGCGCGCGGATCGTGGTGGTCGGCACAGGTTTCGGAATGCGCAGCGGAAAAGCCCGGCGCGAGGCCAAGGTGATCGACCTGGACGAGCAGGACTACCGCGAGATCGACGGCAACGGCCCTTCGCCCTGGCGGCGCCAGGACCCCGAGTAACCCCCGGGAATCCGGCGCCAAACTTGCTATGCAGGGTCGGGCATGCTAGCGAACGGCCCGATTTGAAACGGGCCGCGACGAGCCCACCGACCAAGGAACGGGATCAATGGCAGAGAACGAGACCGGCGCAAAGGCCGGCAACGGCGCGCAGCCTTCGCTCAATGTGCTGGCGCAATATGTCAAGGATCTGTCCTTCGAGAGCCCGAATGCGCCGAATTCGCTGCGCGCCCGCGAAACCGCTCCGGGCATCAACATCAATGTCAACGTCAATGCGAACCCGCTGTCGGACACCGAGTTCGACGTCAACCTGACGATCTCGGCGAAGGCCGGGGCCGACAAGGACGTGCTTTTCAACGTCGAACTCGTCTATGGCGGAGTCTTCCGCATCAGCGGGTTCCCGAAGGAACACACGCTGCCTATCCTCTTCGTGGAGTGCCCGCGGCTGCTGTTCCCCTTCGCCCGCCAGATCATCGCCGAGGCGACGCGCAACGGCGGCTTCCCGCCGCTGATGATCGATCCGATCGACTTCGCGCAGATGTTCCAGGCCCGCATGGCCGAGGAGCAGGCCCGCGGCAAGGTTCAGATGTCAAGCTGATCGGGCTTCCGGCGGTGGCGCAGGCTGGAATTCCGGCTTGAGCCAGATGGCCTTGTCTCCAAGCGACGCAACGAGCCGCGCATGGGCTTCCCGCTCGTCAGCGGTGAGCCGCGTCGGCAGAGGCTCCGGTCGCGCCGCCAACGCGACGTGGAATTCGATATCCTCGCGTCGATTTGCCGAATTATCGGTGACCGACAGGCCGAAAGTGGCCTGCTTGCCGCCGATCAGCTCGATATAGACCTCCGCCAGAAGGCCCGAATCGAGCAGCGCGCCGTGGCGGGTGCGGTGGCTGTTGTCGATGCCGTAGCGCTTGCACAGCGCGTCGAGCGAATTGGGTCCCATCGGATGCTTGCGGCGGGCAATGGCCAGCGTGTCGACGACGCGGTTCGCGTCGATCGGCGGCCGGCCGTGACGGGCGAACTCCGCATTGATGAAATTCATGTCGAAGCCCGCATTGTGGGCGACCAGGACCGCGCCTTCGATGAAGGTTTCGAACTCTTCTATGATGCCGCCGAAAGTCGGCTTGCCGGCAAGCTGTTCCATCGTGATCCCGTGGACCGCCTGGGCTTCGGGATCGATCTGGCGGCCGTCGGGATTGATGTAGACGTGGAAGGTGCGCCCGGTCGGGAAGCGGTTGACCAACTCGATCGCGCCGATCTCGATTACCCGCTCGACGCGGTGGTCAAGGCCGGTGGTTTCCGTATCGAAGACGATCTCACGCATCGAATCACTCCTGATCCGACGATGCGGTACACAGAGACGGGCGGCAAGCCCGTCGTCAGGCCGTCAACACTTATGCCGACAGATCCGCGATGATCCTGCGGACCGATTCGCGCGCGGCCTCCATGCCCGCGCCCGTGTCGACGACGAAATCGGCCAGCCGCCGCTTCTCCGCATCCGGCACCTGCCGCGCCAGGATCGCTTCGAATTTATCGGGCGTCATGCCGGGCCTGGCCAAAACACGTTCGCGCTGGACCTCGGCGGGAGCGGAAACGACGACAACCTTGTCGACCCGGTCGCGTCCGCCCGTCTCGAACAGAAGCGGGATGTCGAGCACCGCGAGCTTCGCGCCGGCAGCACGGTGCCGGGCGAGAAAAGCGTCGGCGTCGGCCCGCACCAGCGGATGAACGATCCGCTCGAGTTTCCGGATCGCTTCGGCATCGCCGATGACGCGCTCGCCAAGGCGAGCGCGGTCGATGCGGCCGTCGACGGTCACACCCGGAAAAGCAGCTTCAACCCGGGGCACGGCCGGGCCCGAATAGAGGCGATGAACCGCCTCGTCGGAATCATGCACCGGAACGCCGGCCTCGGCGAACATCTTCGCGGTGGTCGACTTGCCCATGCCGATGGAGCCGGTCAGCCCGATGACGATCATCGATGCGAATCCAGATCGGCGATGACGAGCCGGCGCAGTTCTTCCGTGACGGTCGGGCGCGTGCCGAACCAGCGCTCGAAACCGGGCACCGCCTGATGCAGAAGCATCCCGAGGCCGTCGACCGTCGCCAGCCCGCGGGCCGCAGCCGCCTTCAGCAGCGGGGTATGAAGGGGGACATACACGATATCGGTCACCAGCGCGTGATCGGGCAGTCTCTCCACGTCAGCCGGCAGGGATTTGTCGCCGTCCATTCCCAGCGATGTCGTGTTGACCAGGAGGTCCGCGGAAGACAGCAGACGGTCGGCGGCGGCGCCATGGGCGCCCACCCTGGAGCCGAACAGATCGGCGAGTTCCTCTGCCCGCGCCGGCGTCCGGTTGACGATCTCCACCCTGCGGTAGCCGGCGCCGAGGACCGCGTGAACGACGGCCCGCGCAGCGCCGCCCGCCCCAAGGACGACTGCGGTGTCCCGGCCGCGCCAGGATGGAGCGAACTGGTCGAGATTGGCCGCAAATCCGATCGCATCGGTATTGCCGCCGAAGACCTTGCCACCCTCGATCCAGAGCGTGTTGACCGCACCGACCGCTTCAGCCTCGGCGTCGAGGTGGTCCACGGTCTCGAAAGCAGCTTCCTTGTGCGGGATGGTGACATTCCCGCCGGCGAAGCCGCTGTTCGGAAGGCTCGAAATGAACGCTCTTATTTCGGAAGGCGCTATGTCCAAGCGTTCGTAGCTGCCGCCAATGCCGAGTCCTTTCAACCAATAGCCATGGATCAGCGGCGAGCGCGAATGCGCAATTGGATGACCGCAGACGAAAGCCCGGACGTCAGCCATCGATCGCTCCCAGCCGGCGCAATTCCGCAAGCAAAGGCAGCAATGGCATGCCCACAATGGTGAAATGATCGCCTTCGATCGTATCGAACAGCTGAATGCCCTCGCCTTCGATCTGGTACGCCCCGACGCTGCGCAGCACCTGGTCGCCGACACGCGACAGGTAGCGTCCGACAAAGCCAGGATCGAGTTCGCGCATGGTCATCCGCGCAACCGAGACATGCCCCCACAATGCCTTGCCGTCGCGAGCGAGAACCACGGCGCTGTTCAGATGATGGGTTCTGCCGGACAGGCGCAGCAGACGCCGTCTCGCTTCTTCCATGTCTGCGGCCTTGTGCAGCACATCGTCGCCGAGCGACAGCGTCTGGTCGGAGCCGATCACCAGCGCGCCAGGAAACCGCTCGCTCACTTCCTCCGCCTTGGCTTCGGCAAGGATCCAGGCGAGATTCTCCGGCGAAATGGCGGCGTCGCCGACCGCTTCCTCGACGGCGCGCTCGTCGATCCGCGATGGATTCGCTTCCGTTTCGATACCTGCATTGCGCAGCATCGCCAGGCGGAACGGGCTCGCGGAGGCAAGGATGATCCGGGTCGTCATGGCGACCCGGTTAGCGCGTCCGGCCCCGCAGCGCAACGATGGCGGCGGCGGTCTCCTCGATCGAGCGTCGGCTGACGTCGATCATCGGCCAATTGTGCCGCGAGCAGATCTGCCGCGCATAGGACAGTTCTTCGGAAATGACGCCTCTGTCGACATAGGTCTGCGCATCGAAACCGGTGGTCGTGCCAAGCAGCCGGTTCTGACGTACGTGAGAGATCCGTTCGGCTGTGGCGACGAGGCCGACGATCAACGGACGTTTCGCCGTGACGAGGCTGTCGGGGATCGGAACGCCGAGCACGATCGGAATGTTGGCGGTCTTTATGCCGCGATTGGCCAGATAGATACTGGTGGGCGTCTTCGACGTGCGCGATATGCCAATCAGCACGACGTCGGCTTCCTCAATGTCGGCGGGGAGCTGACCATCGTCATGGTCCATTGTGAAATTGAGCGCGTCGATCCGACGAAAATATTCCGCATCGAGTACGTGCTGAGCGCCGACGCGGCGCCCGGCAGGCGCCCCGAGATAGGATTGAAAGACGGTCAGTACCGGCTCGAGGACGGAGACGCAGGGAAGGCCCATGGCAGCGCATTTTTGATCGATGATCGCTGCCAGGTCCTTGTCGACAACCGTGTAGAGAACGATTCCGGGCTCGGAGTCGATTTCCTCCATCACCTTGGCGAGCTGCTTCTCGGTCCGGATCAGGGGATAGATGTGCTCGATGGCACGTGTGTCCTTGTACTGCGCCGACGCCGCGCGGCCGGCGGCGAGAAGCGTCTCGCCGGTCGCGTCGGAGATCAGGTGCAGATGGAAGAAGCTTTGCGGTTTGCTCACAGCCCGGACAGGCCCCTGTTGAAGAGTGTGGACGGGCGGGACAAATCGGCTCCACCGGCGGCAGCGACTGTATCAGATGGCCTCTTGTCCACAATGCACCGGCCTGCGGATCATTTGCCCCGGGCCTGTGGATGAATCGGTTCCGGAACGCTTAGACAGTCTCCATGCACAGCCCGCCAATTGCCTTCGGAACACACAACTGTCTGATTTTATATTGAAAATCTCAGTAGTCCGCTAACTTATGCACTCACCGCTCCATCTGGACACGGGAGGGTCGGACGGCCTATTCGTCAACGGATTGGGGATGACCGACAATCCCCGTTAGAGACAGACTCTAAGAATCAGAAGATTCGAAGATTCATTTCTTTATTGGGAAAGAGGCTAGATGGCTCAGTCGAGCAGATCGAAAAGGGTCGTCGCCGAAGTGCTGCGAGGCGAGACGGCGTTTCCGCCTCCGGTATGGCTGATGCGCCAGGCGGGGCGCTATCTTCCTGAGTATCGCGAGACGCGGAAGAGAGCCGGGAGTTTTCTCGACCTCTGCTACAATCCCGACTACGCCGTTGAGGTGACCCTCCAGCCGATCCGCCGTTTCGGCTTCGACGCCTCGATCCTGTTTTCCGACATCCTTGTCGTGCCGCATGCGTTGGGACGCGACCTGCGCTTCGAGGAGGGCCGCGGACCGCTGATGACGCCGATGGAGGCCACAGATGTCGACCGCCTCGACCGCAGTCGCTTCCACGAGACGCTGGAACCGGTCTACGAGACCGTCCGTCGGCTACGGTCCGACCTGCCGGCAGAGACGACGCTGCTCGGCTTCTGCGGCGCGCCATGGACGATCGCGACTTATATGATCGCCGGACACGGCACGCCCGACCAGGCGCCGGCCCGGCTGTTCGCCTATCGCCATCCGGAGGCGTTCGGCAAACTGCTCGATGTGATCGCGGAGGTTTCGGCGGAATATCTCGTCCGGCAGCTCGATGCCGGGGCGGACGCGGTGCAGATCTTCGATTCCTGGTCGGGCGTGCTGGACGAGCCGTCGTTCGGATCGTTCTGCATTCGGCCGGTGCGTAAAATCGTCGAAAAGGTGCGTGAGGCGCGACCCGATGCATTGATCATCGGATTTCCCAAGGGTGCCGGCAGCCTCTATGACGGCTACAGGGAGGCCACGGGCGTGAACGGGCTTAGTCTCGACTGGTCGGTGCCGTTGTCGCAGGCCAAGCGCCTGCAAGCGGAGGGAGCCGTGCAAGGCAATCTCGACCCGATGCGGCTGGTGGCCGGCGGCCGGGCGCTCGAAGCGGGTGTGGATGCCATTCTCGGGGGCCTGGGAGGCGGTCCGCTGATCTTCAATCTCGGCCACGGCATCACGCCGGAGACGCCGGTCGCGCATGTCGAAGCTATGCTTCGCCAAATCAGGACGGCAGGCCGAGATGGCGAGTGATTCGGAACGGTCGGGAATTCTCGCCCTGCGCAGGGCGGCAATTGCACTTGCGATCTTCATTGGGCTGACGGCGTTGCTGATCCTTGCCGCGCCGGACGATCTCTATCTTTGGATCAAGGCGGTGCATGTGATCGCGGTGATCGCCTGGATGGCGGGTATGCTCTACCTGCCGCGGCTCTTCGTCTATCACGTCGATTCCGAGCGCGGTTCGGTGCAATCCGAGACGTTCAAGGTGATGGAGCGGCGTCTCTACCGCGGGATCATCAATCCGGCGATGATCATTGCCTGGGCGGCGGGTTTGTGGCTGGCCTGGAAAGGGTTCGGCTTCATGGGCGGATGGCTGCACGCGAAGATCGCCTTGGTGCTCGGAATGTCCGCCGTGCATGGTTATCTCGGAGGTGCGGTGCGGCGTTTTGCGGAGGATCGCAACGTGAGGCCGGCAAGGCATTGGCGAATCGTCAACGAGGTGCCGACCCTCTTGATGATCGCGATCGTCATCCTGGTGATCGTGAAGCCGTTCTGAGAGCACCTGGCATCGCGAGGCGAATTGGCTTGCGCTTTGGCAAGCCCGATTGTATGAGAAAGACCTTCCCTTTCCGCCTCGCGCTCGTGCCGTCCCAGCATATCGACGCGCCGACGGTGTTTCCAAAGCATTGATCCAGGTCCGCGTTTCGTATCCGGACCCCAAATCCATCCAGAGCCCGCCCCATGCAGGAAATGAAACTCGCAGACTTCAAGAACAAGAAGCCGCCGGAGTTGATCGCTTACGCCGAGTCGCTCGAGGTCGAGAACGCCAGCGTCATGCGCAAGCAGGAGCTGATGTTCGCGATCCTGAAGAAGCTCGCGGCGCAGGATGTCGAGATCATCGGCGACGGCGTCGTCGAAGTGCTGCAGGACGGGTTCGGCTTTCTCCGCTCGGCCAATGCCAACTATCTGCCCGGGCCGGACGATATCTACATCTCGCCCTCGCAGATCCGCCGCTTCTCGCTGAAGACCGGCGACACGGTCGAGGGGCCGATCCGGAGTCCGAAGGAAGGCGAGCGCTATTTCGCGCTGCTCAAGGTCAACACGATCAATTTCGACGATCCGGAAAAGATCCGGCACAAGATCCATTTCGACAATCTGACACCGCTCTATCCGACGTCGCGGCTGAAGATGGAACTGGAGGCACCCACGTCCAAGGATATCTCGGCGCGGGTGATCGACCTCGTTGCACCGCTGGGCAAGGGACAGCGTGCGCTGATCGTCGCGCAACCGCGAACCGGCAAGACGGTGCTTCTGCAGAACATCGCGCACTCGATCACGGCGAACCATCCGGAATGCTATCTGATCGTTCTGCTGATCGACGAGCGGCCGGAGGAAGTGACCGACATGCAGCGCTCGGTGAAGGGCGAGGTTGTCTCCTCGACCTTCGACGAACCGGCGGTACGCCACGTACAAGTAGCTGAAATGGTTATCGAAAAGGCAAAGCGCCTGGTCGAGCACGGACGAGATGTCGTGATTCTGCTCGACTCGATCACGCGTCTCGGACGCGCCTACAATACGGTGGTGCCGTCCTCGGGCAAGGTGCTGACCGGCGGCGTCGACGCCAACGCGCTGCAGCGGCCGAAGCGCTTTTTCGGCGCCGCGCGCAACATCGAGGAGGGCGGGTCGCTGACGATCATCGCAACGGCCCTGATCGATACCGGCAGCCGAATGGATGAGGTCATCTTCGAGGAATTCAAGGGAACCGGCAATTCCGAGATCGTGCTCGACCGCAAGGTGGCCGACAAGCGCATCTACCCGGCGATGGACATTCTCAAGTCCGGCACGCGCAAGGAGGATCTGCTCGTTCCGCGCGCCGACCTGCAGAAGATCTTCGTGCTGCGCCGTATCCTGGCGCCGATGGGCACGACCGACGCGATCGAGTTCCTCATCGACAAGCTGAAGCAGACGAAAACGAACGCCGACTTCTTCGATTCGATGAACACCTGATATCGATTCGGGTCCGGAACATCCGGTGTCCCGCTCGGTGGTTTTGGATCGAGGGCGTATGCCGGCGCTGCCATGCGCCTGAGCAGTCTGGAATGTCCGATGAGATCGACGGATACGATCTTCGCCCTGTCGACGGGGCATCTGCCGTCGGGCATCGCCATCGTGCGCATGTCCGGTCCCGGCGTTCGGCGCGCGCTTGAGGAGGTTTCCGGCTCGGTTCCACCCCCAAGAGTGGCCAAATATGGAAGCCTGAGCTTCGAAGGCGATCTGCTCGACCGCGGGCTGGCGCTGTTCTTCCCGGGACCCGGTTCGGCCACAGGCGAGGATTGCGGCGAGTTCCATGTTCATGGAAGCGCTGCGGTCGTCAAAGGCCTCACCGCGGCACTCACCAGCCTGGAAGGTTTCCGCCTGGCGGAACCTGGAGAGTTCTCCCGCAGGGCCTTCCTCAACGGACGGATGGATCTGACGGCGGTCGAGTCCCTGTCTGATCTCATCGCCGCCGAAACGGATCAGCAGAGAAGACTGGCGCTTTCGGGCGTGTCCGGCAAGCTGCGCGATATCTGCCTAGGGTGGCGTTACGAACTGCAGGAGCTGCGTGCCAGAGTCGAGGCCGAGCTCGACTTCTCGGATCAGGACGACATCGCTCCCGACCTGAACGACGCGGTTGCTGAGAAGGCGAAATCCCTGGCCGACAGAATCCAAGAGATAGCGGCGCGGTTGCGGCAGGCTGAACTCGTCCGGGAGGGCTTCAGGGTGGCCATCGTCGGCGCGCCCAATGCAGGAAAATCCAGCCTGCTCAATGCGTTAGCGTTGCGGGACGTCGCTATCGTGAGCGACGAGCCGGGAACCACCCGCGATCTGGTCGAGGTCGCGCTCGACATTGACGGATACAAGGTCGTTGTCACCGACACGGCGGGAATTCGTGAAGCCGTCGGCACTGCCGAAACGATTGGCATCGAAAGGGCCCGCAGAGCGGCGGACGAGGCGGATATCGTTATCCTCCTGGAAGATATGTCGAAACCGATACCTGTTACAGTTAACGTTCAACGTGAAGCAATCAGGGTCGGAGCGAAAGTCGACCTCTCGGATGTCGGCGCCGACAATTATGATCTTGTCGTGTCGTCATCGACGGGATTCGGAATCACGCGGCTTTTGGGTCTGATACGCGAGCGATTGCAGACGCACAGGGCTGCCGGTGAGGGTCTCTTGTCGGTGAGAGAGCGACACGTTGGGCATTTATCGAGAGCGCGTGATGCCCT
It encodes:
- a CDS encoding DUF1402 family protein, coding for MKKLAVIVMGLSVLAASPVWAATIVPAGNRNVEQPQVPGGSASRTKALKTSYDAKYRKVISLLRNDKALRRKIVEAARQFEIDPLHIVGAIVGEHTYNVDAYDRLQTYYVKAVSYLGSSFSFSYGGEDISEFLERPQFAPCAGLSGSYAVWTCRDDVWNASFRGRTVDGQQFPNKRFSAVFFQPFYSGQTFGIGQLNPLTALQMTDVVSQVTGAPKLDYRDAQAVYGTIMDPDQTLPYVAATLRKAIDAYARIADFDISQNPGLTATLYNVGGPEARAHALKAENQARAAQGLEPRLPEENYYGWLVNDRIADLKALF
- a CDS encoding helix-turn-helix domain-containing protein, whose protein sequence is MTPFGAKVRDLRKARGVSQKEMAAALGVSPAYLSALEHGRRGRPTWATLQKIIGYFNIIWDDAEELLRLAEASDPRAVIDTSGLSPRATELANLLAGRIAQLTPSELEQIIAIVQRPPRRGD
- a CDS encoding Smr/MutS family protein: MSRSRVRDLTEEERILWNLVARTARPLKGKPGVEAEPSREEQPAAPPASQTRPTPEQPKPVPPQRLQVHHLDRLTQKKISKGRLPIEARVDLHGLRQDEAHSLLLSFLRRAHLSGIRYVLVITGKGRSLASDGVLKRSVPGWFATPPFRDLVSGYEDAARNHGGEGALYVRLRRLLHETGS
- a CDS encoding murein transglycosylase A; the encoded protein is MLVSSAFRPVSFDNLPGWLEDDHRLAYEAFRRSAFRVLEKPYRTGSLGVDCAAFDPAYVEARGAPQIDEAAARAFFERHFIPCLVQPSNETGRGFVTGFYEPQADASPARTDRFSIPLYARPADLVDIDDGNRPEGLDPYLAFGRETADGIVEYYDRGEIERGALAARGLEIAWLEDAVDVFFIHVQGAARLRMPDGSVRRVTYAAKSGQRFSGPGRILADLGEMPLSDVTMQSIRAWFRAHPERVDEILWQNRSFIFFREAAVDDPALGPVAAAKVPLTPGRSVAVDRLLHTFGTPFFIDVPDLTAFDGIPFRRLMIAQDTGSAIVGAARGDLFAGCGDAAGEIAGVVKSAADFYALVPNSLVAGHAR
- a CDS encoding Tim44/TimA family putative adaptor protein, with the protein product MEFFDLGTIIFLVAAVVIFIQLRNVLGRRTGNERPPFDPYTAGRAKREAETATQDNVVSLPRRKTAESAEENYASIDKAAAPGTDLNKGMRAIKDADPMFEPATFVDGAKMAYEMIVMAYADGDRKTLKNLLSREVYDGFVQAIAEREQRNEKIQSSFVGIDKAEIVGAEMKGSEAHVTLRIVSELISATRNNAGEVIDGDPETVAEVKDVWTFARDTKSRDPNWKLVATEAED
- a CDS encoding FxsA family protein; its protein translation is MTRAILGIFFLLLPLLEIAGFVVVGSRIGALATVGLVIASALLGVVLLRIQGLGALRRAQALTQAGGTPDREIVHGAMIVLAGLLLIVPGFITDVFGLLLFLPPVRDLAWNAFRARIVVVGTGFGMRSGKARREAKVIDLDEQDYREIDGNGPSPWRRQDPE
- the secB gene encoding protein-export chaperone SecB codes for the protein MAENETGAKAGNGAQPSLNVLAQYVKDLSFESPNAPNSLRARETAPGININVNVNANPLSDTEFDVNLTISAKAGADKDVLFNVELVYGGVFRISGFPKEHTLPILFVECPRLLFPFARQIIAEATRNGGFPPLMIDPIDFAQMFQARMAEEQARGKVQMSS
- the dnaQ gene encoding DNA polymerase III subunit epsilon; this translates as MREIVFDTETTGLDHRVERVIEIGAIELVNRFPTGRTFHVYINPDGRQIDPEAQAVHGITMEQLAGKPTFGGIIEEFETFIEGAVLVAHNAGFDMNFINAEFARHGRPPIDANRVVDTLAIARRKHPMGPNSLDALCKRYGIDNSHRTRHGALLDSGLLAEVYIELIGGKQATFGLSVTDNSANRREDIEFHVALAARPEPLPTRLTADEREAHARLVASLGDKAIWLKPEFQPAPPPEARSA
- the coaE gene encoding dephospho-CoA kinase (Dephospho-CoA kinase (CoaE) performs the final step in coenzyme A biosynthesis.) → MIVIGLTGSIGMGKSTTAKMFAEAGVPVHDSDEAVHRLYSGPAVPRVEAAFPGVTVDGRIDRARLGERVIGDAEAIRKLERIVHPLVRADADAFLARHRAAGAKLAVLDIPLLFETGGRDRVDKVVVVSAPAEVQRERVLARPGMTPDKFEAILARQVPDAEKRRLADFVVDTGAGMEAARESVRRIIADLSA
- a CDS encoding shikimate dehydrogenase; its protein translation is MADVRAFVCGHPIAHSRSPLIHGYWLKGLGIGGSYERLDIAPSEIRAFISSLPNSGFAGGNVTIPHKEAAFETVDHLDAEAEAVGAVNTLWIEGGKVFGGNTDAIGFAANLDQFAPSWRGRDTAVVLGAGGAARAVVHAVLGAGYRRVEIVNRTPARAEELADLFGSRVGAHGAAADRLLSSADLLVNTTSLGMDGDKSLPADVERLPDHALVTDIVYVPLHTPLLKAAAARGLATVDGLGMLLHQAVPGFERWFGTRPTVTEELRRLVIADLDSHR
- a CDS encoding Maf-like protein, whose protein sequence is MTTRIILASASPFRLAMLRNAGIETEANPSRIDERAVEEAVGDAAISPENLAWILAEAKAEEVSERFPGALVIGSDQTLSLGDDVLHKAADMEEARRRLLRLSGRTHHLNSAVVLARDGKALWGHVSVARMTMRELDPGFVGRYLSRVGDQVLRSVGAYQIEGEGIQLFDTIEGDHFTIVGMPLLPLLAELRRLGAIDG